TGATATCCTGTGCACTGAGATCCTTTACTAATCTTCTCCATTCCTTATAATGTGATGTATCCACTTCCCAATTCCACCAGAGTTGTGAACCGATCATTGTCTCTCTCTGCCCCACCCAATCCTACACACATGGGCCACTCAATGACATCGTTTCGAACATATACATTCTCTTTTGTACATAATAGTGTGTATCCATGTTTATATTCTTATGAAAACATGTTCATAGATTAGTGAGAGGACTACCTGCAACCAGAATGCCGAAGTAGGGACATCATAGTCCTGTAATAATTCCCAAACATCACGTACTGCATCTGTGCCACCTTGCATTCCGACAATGGCACCGGAGATAATCCAGGGAGGGAGTTCAGGAGGTCTACCGATGGTCTCTGTGAACCGTTCGATAAGCTCACAGGGTGAGCTCCCATGCAGTATCCTTCCTTGCACAAAATCACCATGAATCTGTGGCCATTACCACAAACAGAATATGTGAGACTTCCAACTCCAGAATTTTACCCCTGTTTAATACTATAAGATTTAAtaactaaaagaaaaattaccatTATTTGAACTCTATCAGGTTTTGTTAGATCAAAAACAGAGTAGTTGTATCCTTCAAGATACAGAGACTTCATCTTTGATGTCATATAGAATGGAGAAGGAGCATAAGTCGTACTCCAATCACCACCAGCtctgaaaaaaaagagaaaattctaTTTTTCAGTGAAGTGAGATGAGCCGCCGAGGGTTAGCAAGTTGAATTCTAATGTACCTGAAGCTGAACAGGTTTGCTGCAAATGTGATGGGTTGATCTCCCCTTCCAATGCCCTGCTCTTGAACAAAAATGGGTACTCTTTTGCCTTTAAACTCCATATGAGAAAACTGCTCTCCGAATCCATAAAACCTCTCATCTTTCTCACTCGAATATGTGATAAATACTCTGTTGAACTCTGTTGTTTCTGCAAGTTTCATCTCTCCCACTTCATCATCTGAGGATGACAATGGGACGAAGCTTCTTAATCTTGAGATGAAAAAATTCCACCGAAGACGACGTCTCCGAAGCCGTCCTAGCCTCTGCTTTGAACCCCTGAATCTCTTAAAAGTTCTTGGCAGGGCTCTCGGGTGAAGCTCAAAATTGGGTTTCCCAAGATTTACTTGAAACCCaatctgatttttgtttttctgatcAAACAAGATCCAATATCTTGCAGCAACAGTATCAACGGACAGATTCAAATCCATTTTTGACTGAATGCTGGGTTTGTCGAGATGCTTCTgttgtttcttgttcttctcaaaGAAAACCCAGCCAGTTACAATCACAAATGGGAAACGTGCATTATTGGGATCCTGGTTCAATTTCAAAGATCCAAATGGGTAATAATGATTTTTAGCAGCTTCACCAATATCAAATTGATGATTTATCACCCTTATATCCTCAATCGATTGATGATTACAAATCAAATGAACATCCCTATCATTTATAGCAAAGGAACCTCTACTCTCTTCCACCTCTGTCTCTACAAATGCTGCAGAAACAAAAGCTTGTCCAGGGATGGTAGACCAGATAGTTCTGTTGGGTTGAGATTGATGAGAAACAGAGAGATACCCACCATTGATTGACCTCCAATTGAGTAGGAAATCGTTTCCAACATGGAAGATCTGCTGTTCAGGAATCGTTTGGGGATTGAAAGATAGGTTTCCATGTATGAAAGGAAGAGATTCAGGTGTTGATGGGAAGGGATTGTTGAGGTGCTTGTGATGCTTCTTTGTGACCTTGAAGCCTGGCATGTTTCTATTACAGATTTAATATGGGCCATAGTATCTTATTTATAGATTCAAAGATCAAATTTCAAGGTCAGCAATTAAAGCTCTTCCTCTAGAATCTCCACATCCAACTGCAGTAATAAAGTTACATTCTAATCCGTGTTTTACAAATTTCTTATGTGAGAAATTTTAAAACACATgttagatttgaaaattctcaatctctctctctctctctctctctctatctatctaaaGTTCCAACTACACATCGATGTGGACTTTGACGGTTGAAGGTTGACGGTTGACCCTAACGGTTCCCGCGTTTTTTTGACCAGGAAAGCCAAAGGACATGATGGAGGGCTTATAGAGATTAGTGTTAAACACGTTGGATTGGAATCTCTAAAATTGGATTAAGATTCTAGTTACGATTTTAACCTCTTTAGTTGGAATAGAGTTTATGGATTAGGTTTTTATTTATCGAATTAAATGAATCTGCCTTAGTTTGTAAATTCAATTCTATCTATGACGCATGAAGCTATTATTGTGGTCTCATTCATTTTCTGATAATGAACCTGTCCATGTATTCAGCTGTATTCATTCACTCAATCATTTGGGACTTTGGAATGCACCCAATACTATAAGAATTTTAATATGAATTAGTTGCACATATTTTAAGTCTTATTATTTCCAATGCATATAGATGTAATGTGAGACCGATCCATTCATTAGGTGTTGTACTCTGAATCTTCCTCATATTGCCGCACTATTCACTTTCTACTTTAGGACACACTACCAACTTCAGTTTTGTATAATAAATTGAGGAtagttatccatgtaacaatggaaagtaaaatttctaaaaattatAGGATAAACTGTTTGTTTTCGGCCAGAGTTGGGAGAGTGTACAGTAATGTCTAACGTAgtggtacacatgcatggacatatacACAATGTGTTCCAATACAAGAGAAGGTATTTAACTatggctaatctagaccatgtcttCTTTATCCAGCGGTCAGATAAAATAGACATTttgtgacatttgaaaaaataacatatctttataacaataataatttaccattttattttatattactttttaaaattataattttttcttttgattcatTTGCGTCCCTCATACTCAATTGACGGAGATTGTACATGACACATTTGAACCAAGATAGTGTGTCAGACATTTAAACAACTAAACCTAGACATATTTACTAGATTCTATTTTCAAATAGATATTAACCTTTCTACTTGACTTTACTtatctctttaaaaaaaatgactcaacatacaaaatatatatttctCATAATAACCCTCACATTTTATAGTCCAACCTTTCCTTTTAGCCCATCTCACACTCAATTGACGGAGATGTGATTAACCTTGAACGATATCCGAGTCTACGATGGTCATTTCTTATCCATCGACACCGTTGGCCCCAAAATCCTTAGGAATCCATAGAATAGAGGTTGGATCCAAAGATCATGGAGAGAAGGCACTGAATTAATGGTCTAGGTTTCTAGGATCAAACATTATAATTACCACGtacccataaaagaaaaaataaattaacaccACCAACTAATCCAAATCCAGTTATTAGTTCTTGTTTCTTTGAATCAAGCTATGTACCGAACACTCAAACAACGAAGTACCCATATAAGCAAGAAATTTATCCTCTTGAGTGTGGTGCATTGTCTAGTGCATCACACTTAAATATTCAATCGTCCACCTaatacttgagaggataaaaagatgTCAATGTCATTTTTAAGATTGGactcttaagtgtggtgcactgtgcagtacaccacacttgagagaataaaaatccCATATAAGCATGTAGCAATCAGGAACTTTTTCTCTTCTGAATAGGTAGCTCCATATATAGACTATAttatctctatctctatctatctatctctgTGAATCGTTATCGTTTACAGTTTTCTAAGCGGTGCGATTCCCTAATGTCTCTCACAAGGGGGGATGGAATCCACCCGGGGCAACTGACTGAACACTCTACCCAAGTGGGATCCACCCTCCTCTTATGAGAGGCACTAAGAAACCGCATCGATCCATCAGGGAatacgataaaaattcctaGCTCTGTTAAACTTTCCTTTCTTACCTGCGTGGGGTTAACGTTacgagagaagaagagaaagagaccaACCGTGTTCAACGGGGCAGTGTCATAAGAGGCGAAAAAAAGGTTTGGTCACACCGATTGAGATGTCACCTTTTGAATGAGCTGTCACCGATCAGAAGACTCCGTCAATCAATATAGATGCCAAGAATTACACGAGCCTCTTTCATATCCTTTGAATAAAAAATCGACATCAGAAGACTTTTAGTAGATTTCACTATGTTTAGATTagtttctattattattatatataatatgatGAATATTACACCTTCAACATCATTattgaatttattttatttcttctttgtttggtttgatttttacaccttatttcagtgaaatagaaatcaagtggaataGAACTTCTGAAATAGTAGGGGAGCtctttcagaatttctattttatttgatttcactcttgctctttaacgAGCACATTAGGGGTGAAACAAGGCCGGATTGGGCTaggttttttaaaacattagcccaaccctaagtcctcttaACTCAGCCCAGACCCAACCCGGCCCTAGATcgggttgagatatcttagcccaggcccaacccagCCTGatcctgattgaccctaattgGGCTGAGCTAGACTgagttggccctgattgaccctattTTTATGACCCTAACtgacctttctttttttccatttgcgttgtcctatgcattaaaaaaatgagaaacatgTGATTgagtattggtttgtttcatactcaattgattATTAGATTTTACTTtggattaaaaaacttaatcaaatcttaaaattttactttcattcaatagataagtaaactttttttggtaaactaatagataattagatattaaaccaaaattgtaatttcatgttgaaaaaacaaaacaccaCACATGtacttctcctaatggtctcaccaccaccatgccaccattgccaccaccactcCACCACCGCCACTGCTACCACTACTGTTGCCGCCTTCACCACGACCACCACTGCCGCCACTACCACCACGACCACCATTTCCAAAGAATTATGGAGAATCAGTTCTTAGAaattgaactgccaaatggattttttttttaagtatgaaatatttcaatattaatgtaatcaaaacaatttcaattttttgaccaaaaaagttgactatttcatgaaatcaatctgagattgaaatagaaatcataccataTCTGGCCTTAGATTATCTTTTTAAAAGGgttttttcaaatgccccctcAAATTGCCCATACGTACAAATGCACTCCTGAACTTTCACTATTTCCAAATacacccctactttccaaactttgtAACACTCTAGTCTAGTCCGTTAGTTTGGGACATTATGTTCAAACGTCTAACCTTTTTTGTACATGGTTAGACCATTCTTCCCTTGATCAATgtgtaaagtgacaaaaatgtcgttacctgaagaaaaaaaaaacttgcaactcatcttccccaaat
The sequence above is a segment of the Telopea speciosissima isolate NSW1024214 ecotype Mountain lineage chromosome 7, Tspe_v1, whole genome shotgun sequence genome. Coding sequences within it:
- the LOC122666678 gene encoding sulfoquinovosidase-like; this translates as MPGFKVTKKHHKHLNNPFPSTPESLPFIHGNLSFNPQTIPEQQIFHVGNDFLLNWRSINGGYLSVSHQSQPNRTIWSTIPGQAFVSAAFVETEVEESRGSFAINDRDVHLICNHQSIEDIRVINHQFDIGEAAKNHYYPFGSLKLNQDPNNARFPFVIVTGWVFFEKNKKQQKHLDKPSIQSKMDLNLSVDTVAARYWILFDQKNKNQIGFQVNLGKPNFELHPRALPRTFKRFRGSKQRLGRLRRRRLRWNFFISRLRSFVPLSSSDDEVGEMKLAETTEFNRVFITYSSEKDERFYGFGEQFSHMEFKGKRVPIFVQEQGIGRGDQPITFAANLFSFRAGGDWSTTYAPSPFYMTSKMKSLYLEGYNYSVFDLTKPDRVQIMIHGDFVQGRILHGSSPCELIERFTETIGRPPELPPWIISGAIVGMQGGTDAVRDVWELLQDYDVPTSAFWLQDWVGQRETMIGSQLWWNWEVDTSHYKEWRRLVKDLSAQDIKVMTYCNPCLAPVDGKPNSRRNLFEEAKKLDILVKYKNGETYMVPNTAFEVGMLDLTHPDTAPWFKKILQEMVDDGVRGWMADFGEGLPLDVSLYSGEDPVSAHNRYTELWARINREFVEEWKSTRVGKEKEDSKEALVFFMRAGFRESPKWGMLFWEGDQMVSWQANDGIKSAVVGLLSSGISGYAFNHSDIGGYCAVNLPIIKYRRSEELLLRWMELNAFSIVFRTHEGNNPSINSQFYSNDRTLSHFARFAKVYKAWNFYRIQLMKEATQKGLPICRHLFLHFPKDDFVHKLTYQQFLVGTEILVVPVLDKGEKEVKVYFPVGEGCSWQHIWTGKLFTKEGVEVRLEAPIGYPAIFVKFGSPIGETFLKNLRDFGIL